In the Nitrosopumilus cobalaminigenes genome, GCTTCCTTTCAGATAAGACAAAAGATCAATTTAGAACATTATACAGACTAATTGCTGAACGAATCAGACAATATCAAAACGTAGTAACAAAACCAGACTTGGACAAGTTCCAAAAGGCCAAGCCTTAAGATTTAAGAAGTTTGCTCATGAAGAACACTAAACTAAGAAATAGAAAAACGGGGAAAATTCTTTAAGGTTTAAGTGAGAGAAATTGGGTTTGACATACATGAATAAATCCTCTACCAGAGGAATTTTCCTTTCAATTGCATTTTTATTTTCTATCACATTACTAGCATTTCCATCAAATGTATACGGTGAAGAAGTATCAGTTTCAAGTATTGCATTAGAAGAAACCTCAGTATTAGAATTAAAAAATGATTCAAATGAAGAAGTTAATACATTAAGAATTTGGTTAGGAAGTGATTTTAATTTTAAATCATTTAAAACTGAAAAAGGATGGACAGGAGAGAAAAATTCTCAAGGAGTAATTATCTTTACATCATCTGAATCAATCAAACCAGGTGAATCAGTAAAATTCGGTGTGAAAACGGATAAACCAAATCCAGGAATTAATTGGAAAGCATTAGATAAAAAAGATACTCAAGTTGATACTGGAATAACAATAGCAAAAGGATTACCAACAGTTGTTAAAAATTCAGAACCAAGTCAAACATCAGAGAATACTGGTGAAAGTATGACAGAAGATTCAATTTTTAGAATTGTTCCAGAAAAACCAAATGTAGGTTCATCAATTAGAGTGACAGGAGATAATTTTGGTTCTTCCCAAGAATTTGATTTTTACATTGATACAAAAAAACTAGGTAGTTTCACAACCGATAACAATGGTCATTTTATGACTACTATGAAAATTCCTGATGATCAAAAAGCAGATAGAGTAGATTTTAAAGTTAAAGACAAAGAAGGTGAAGAAAAGAAACTTAGTCTCAGAATAGGAGAGGTAGATAATAGAATTCCAGAATCACAAAATATTCCACTTACAATTAAAGGCATTCCAGATATTGTGTATAGAGGAGACTTTTTAGAAATCTTTGGAACTGGTGAACCAGGAAGTGCAATCACTGCAGATATCAACACACCTGAAGGAAATGTCATTAACACTAGAACTGCAGAAGTAGATAGTAAAGGAGATTGGAAGTTAGATGAACCAGTCATCGTAGCATTAGACTCACCATTTGGAAAATATAGTGCAACAATTTCTGATGGCAGAGACAGTAAATTGATTTATTGGACAATTGAATCAGATAAAAAAATCATCATTGCCCCAACTAGTTTAAAATTTGAACCAGGTGAAATAATGAAATTTAATGGAACTGCTTTACCAAATATTCCAATAGAATTAGTATTAGAAGATCCTCTTGGGAAAGAAGTAGTTTCAGACATTCTTCAAATAGATGAATCAGGAAATGTGTACTATGAATATCAGACTACTCAAATTACACCTGAAGGTACCTATACTTTAGTTGCATCTCAAGAAAAAGACAAAGAGTTTATTTTTGCAGGAGTAGGACAATTACCTACAATTCCAGT is a window encoding:
- a CDS encoding biofilm-associated protein, translating into MNKSSTRGIFLSIAFLFSITLLAFPSNVYGEEVSVSSIALEETSVLELKNDSNEEVNTLRIWLGSDFNFKSFKTEKGWTGEKNSQGVIIFTSSESIKPGESVKFGVKTDKPNPGINWKALDKKDTQVDTGITIAKGLPTVVKNSEPSQTSENTGESMTEDSIFRIVPEKPNVGSSIRVTGDNFGSSQEFDFYIDTKKLGSFTTDNNGHFMTTMKIPDDQKADRVDFKVKDKEGEEKKLSLRIGEVDNRIPESQNIPLTIKGIPDIVYRGDFLEIFGTGEPGSAITADINTPEGNVINTRTAEVDSKGDWKLDEPVIVALDSPFGKYSATISDGRDSKLIYWTIESDKKIIIAPTSLKFEPGEIMKFNGTALPNIPIELVLEDPLGKEVVSDILQIDESGNVYYEYQTTQITPEGTYTLVASQEKDKEFIFAGVGQLPTIPVNLEFDKLNYKAGDTAIISLSGKASEIISLLIINPSDKPTGDAVSITLQPDGRGTHSLNLDGFASGVYTAVISKGSTQSTEIFTVGLVTGSGDIDINTTKIEYHPGDSILILGDTGDNVLLTITLTDPDGNEIKTKETFSDKNGKISEGSFRIPSDGKSGVWNINAKSGSNFDNVEIDVVTTVSEGMVVSVEQGANIPGLGDTIIIKVFGAEQNVTIEIVSDEGEIIGSLEGIITSAGIIDQLWAIPAETEPGTYTIIVTNPSDSAETTYELQ